TCCTCTCCGTAGGCTGGCTCCGTAGGATGGTTGTCTGCTCCGTGATTGATCTGCGTCAGAAGGCAGTCCAAAGGTCGGGATCTCCAAATATAGTGATTAGTTACCACTACACATAGATTGTTTGTAAATTGGTCTGGTTTATGTATTATAACCCCAGCATTGACTGACAATGGTTTTGTCTTGCGTTCGTTAACTCGAACTGTCTATCTGTCGATAGCCTTCGGCTGTAGTAAGGAGACGTTTGAAAACACCTTATGAGTTTATTGCAATTCCgacaatatatacagaaatacaatgtaCACACAATTTGATCAAATCTAGTCTGATTAACACAAAACACATTGCTGAATATATAGCTTTCTACCaagcaattaaaatagaataaagaaacagatttttacattaacgATTAAAGAATCACGCGTCATTCCGGTTTCTGGTTAGCTTTCGGTTCActataatcaaacattattaaaagtgttttcttgaagttcattactagcaattaacttgttattgccaagtcaccgtgttcctggtcacgtacttactccaattatgagatgtaaaaaattgttctcaagtggataatttggttttaacaagatatttcgaatttacgttattggaatattactggaaataaattttatttttacatgggaTGGCACCGAAAGGCTATTAAATcttgaaattggattttgagaaattgataattgctataacgggaataattaattttggttttcatGAGTTTCTCACGAATTGGGTCAATTTGGTGTAATTTTGTAGTTACATAACAACTAATTGGCTACAgcataatgttttattttagatGTCCGTATGTAAAACTTCCTTCCGCAGCTGTCGGCGgaaaaaacagtattttaaACTGTTGGTAAGTACCATTGCTCATTCATTTCGATGTACATCCATCCAAAATTAGGGCTTGAAAAATTTATTAGGATAGCAGTTCGTCAAAAACATTCGTTGTTAGGCTTCTGTACAAAGCTGACCTGGTTTAAGTCCGTGTTTTATCGTCCGTCTGCATTATTCAGATTGTTTGACAAGCGACCTATTGTCCTCAAAAACCATTCGTTTATGCACGAGCAAGATGTGCAGGAGAAGTTTCAACACGTGTTATAATTAATCGTTTCGTCTTGTTCAAAAACACTTGCTTGCAAAGTGGTATAACCGCAGAACGCATTCGCCCTCTCGGAATGTACTTATAAATCTCTAATTTTGACACTTTTCAACTACGGGAAGTGGAAACACTACGTAAAGTAAAGACCATCGATAATTATAAAACGACCTAGCAGTAAAAACAAGACCAGGTATGTTTTTAATTAACTTGACAGCGCCAACAGTGAATATGTTCAATTTTTTGGTCATTATCATCATGTGTTATATTGAAAACCAGCTACATAGTCAGTACTATAAAGTAAACTTATTGATAAAAGCATTGTAATTGTTGTTTGGTATTTTATCCTGTACGAAAAAAAAATAGTGTAGTCAGTTTCGGAAAGATACATCCATCACGAAGTCAGAGTGCGCACGTGCATAAGGACCTACGTAAGTGTCATCAATCAGATTATGAGTTATAGTGACATGACCGTCGCTCTCTGTTAATAATTTAGTAGCAGCAACCGTTTGCTCCAGATAACATGTATATATCTTCTAATACGGAAGGTAAACTTGAACGCACACACCCAAAATTTAGTCAAGTGAAGTTTAAAGTAATGCAGGAATGCTCTACATAAATAATGCTGTTTGTATTCAGAGTTATAATAATTTAGAtaacaaatatattaattatttatatcGCAGCATAGGCAAGCCCGATGTTTCATGCATATTAATCACTATGTGATGATGGTTATGTTTTTATAATAAACTTTTTGGCCTAAAATATAGATAGGTGGTCAATAATCGTTTACCAGTGCTTATGGGAATATGAATTAATCCTAATGGCTGAGCAGATGCATATATTATTTCGTAAATATAAAAGTAAGACGTCTCGAAGCTGATTTCTAACTTCGACTTTATCTTTGATGTCGAAGGATCTTTCAGAAATCCTCGAAGATGCAGTTAATAGTGATAAAACTTTGCGTTATATTTGGACTTCTGGTTTTGACGTTCACGGCAGCATGCTTACCTCTACTATTTTTAATTCCTTTCCTGGGAAATAACAATGACTATATGCAGTCTTCGACATCGGGTACAGCTTTGTCGCAAATTTTATATCGAATATTCCCGTGCTTCAAAAGAAGAAGAGAAGGAAAACTTTCAACTTCATCGGACATTTCAGATGAGAATGGCAGTGCAGAAAAGGAAAATCAGTCCAAAGAAGGTCGTGGCAAAAAAACAACCCTATTTCTGGATGTTATGAATTGTTTCTCTGGCGGCGTGTTTCTCGGGACAAGCTTTCTCGCCCTGATGCCCGAAATTAGAGAAATCTTTGACGAAGTGGGAATAACATGGCCTCAGTTTTATTCGTAAGTACACTTTTACGTCGTCTTTTCACGGAATGGTTTCAATTTTACAGAAAATCGTTTACTTCTCGACACTATTCCGTTTCATTTCAAATGATTTATGTTATAATTGAAAATGGCGAAATCCTGTTGTCgtgttttaaattaaaatttgcagAAAAACGTTTGTAAAATTTGACCATCCTTTAATCGTCAGGGGAAGAGTTCAGGTGGACGTTAATTTCACCTTGACTGTTTTATTCTAAGTGACTATTACTGTTACTTTAACGAAAAGTTCCTTTAAGTATATTGCATCATTTTATTACCGTATGAAACGCCCTTTTACGCAGTGTTTTGGAcatattgattattttattatgCAATCGATGTTCACGTAAACTATTCTATTGACTTTAAGTTCCACAACCAACTCTACAATTTTTGCCGATGAAGAGGAAGATAGACCTTTGATGCCGATAACAGAACTTTTAGTTACTTCTGGTCTTTTCCTCATATTGTGTGTAGGTAGGTGAAAATGTTTAAGTTTGAGAAAAAGCTTTACCGAGGCTTGTGTACGTATGGCATTGTTGGCTAGACAGTGATTCAACTATTTTAATTGTCAAGCTCCAttctgtaaaatgaaaaataacaacataaaTTATATGACCTTCAAATATTCTTTGGTTCTTTTGATATACCACGTGGACTTTGGACTTGATCGAAACACCCATAAACGTTTATACACATTTAATGCATATATACACATACATACTTACATGTACATCCTTTTTTGTGTTTGAATATCagtttattttatgattttgtaattaatatatattggCGTCGATGATACACTATAGGCAAGCATTGAGCATTGTCGCAAATAGACAATATATAGCAATTTGTCTCGACGTACCACAACGTTCTCTTGGAACATCACGCATTAGCTGATGTTCCTATTTGAATAAAAGGATAAAGCCTAATTAACTTTGATGAATTTGGTCTTTGATTAATGATTAATACGGCACTGACAACAATAACAGTGGTGTTTGTTTAATTTTGCCAGAGCAAGTAGTCCACTCAATTACCGATAGAAATCATCACAAAGGTGATGGAAGTCATCACCACGAATCTGAGACTTCTCCCTCCGAAAGAACTGAAGTTGCAGTTAATGGAATCAAAGGAAGGGCGGTGGTAAAGGTAACGGTACCAAACGAAGAAAGCGTAGAAACAGAGGCCGTTTTCATCGACGATTTGGCGGTGGATCCTGCGAGTGAGCAACAGGGTCTTACAGAAACTGAAAGTGCATCGAGCGAGGGCCACGAAGATCACCACAACGATTCTATTGTACGATCGCTAATCTTAGTAACCACTCTTTCAATGCATTCGTTGTTGGAAGGCCTGGCGATTGGATTGCAAAAAACCGCAAGCAGCGCATTATCTATTTTTATTGCGGTTCTTTTCCACAAATCTCTAATGGCATTTAGTATGGGAAATAATTTGATCCAAGCTGGGCAATCCGTTAAAAGCATTTTGATAGCTGCTGCCGTTTTAGCCATGACATCGCCCGTAGGCATTGCCGTCGGAACTGTCATGAAAGAGACAAGTAGTGGAACGGAGATTGTCAACGGCGTCTTACAGGGCATCGCTACCGGTACTTTTTTGTTCATCACTTTTTTCGAAGTATTGTCCAAGGAATTTGCAAGTCACACAAATCGCGTATACAAAACCATAGCGTTTATACTTGGATATTGTTGTATTCTAGCCGTCATGTTTACACATCACGGGGCATGATATGAACATAGCGCGATTTAGGATAGGTTCAGTTCAtcttgaaaattatttcaatatgcttGAGAACCGAAAGTCAGCTGTTACTATTCTGTTTGTTATATGCTGTAAATGAATAGCGTTTTGGAATTGTTGTGTCGTCGGGTTTGTCGATAATTAATGTAAATTTTGCTTTAACTTTTATAACTCTTTGCGGGAATTACACCAAACCACTTAGCTTTCTCATCCATAAATAATATACGTGAACGCAGTCCAGATAATATTGTTCACgagaatgaaataaatttaaagttatCGAAATAAATGGTATTCATTTACATAGATAACATGCAATGGTTGGATTTTTCCACGAGAAACATTTAATGCTTTATCGTGCTACATATTATGTTAATTAATACATATATGCACCAATTTATGAGCTTTGAATAGGACCAGACACTGTTGGAATATGTAATGAACATAGATACTTTTCGTACATGGTAATAAATGTGTGTTTGTAAATCTTTTGATATAGGTCATTTGCgtatggtatatatatttaattttgtcataCAACATATTCCAATATACGATATTCTTGCACCTCAATCATGTTATCAGTTTGATTTCGATATCGGGAAATAATTCATGACTATCTTTTCGAAGCACCatggaaattttgtttttgattattttacaATTCTTCTTCGcataacaaattcaaaattcatcGGCCATTTTGCTCTCAGGTTCTAAAATCTGCCATTTTGCTACTGAATGAACTTCAGTTATGTGGCTCGTACAGGCAAAGTGAAAACCATTATACTTTTATCGAGTTCATGTGTTTAAGTCTGGGGGCACAACAATTTTCAGTAAAGTATAAAATGTTTGGTTCTGTCGTCAAGATGACATATCTTTTAAGTTCTTAGAAATGCGGTTTTAAACTGGATCACCCTTTAGAATGTTTAGATTTTTGGGCGCCGCCTTTCCCCCACTTCATAAACACTCTGTTGGATTGTACTACTGATTGTCGTAATGTGAGCATTCATGGAATCATGTTCATTTGATTCTTAGACgcaattttatattattgtttggTTTTTGTCTTTTTGTATACTCATTAGGGTTTTCCTCGTTAACTCCGTATTAATAATTAATGCTTCAATGTATCTTAAAATGTTCATAAATATttacacaataataaatttagatcaaTAATATGGGTAATAGTATATAAATAACGAATACACGCTTACTCATTAGCTCATTTATATAATAGGTTAATATTGCATTTACCTACCGAaagttttttacttttttattggGCGAAATCCATgcataatcatattgattaaaattatttcatcataGATTAACATTAACgttataaaatacaataatgatAAAAAGAAAAGAAGCCAAGCTGAGTCGATAGCATCATAATGACCCCAAAATAGATTGATAGTATATTACAAATTAATGCGTATATAATATATCTTTTATAATTTGCTCTTACGCAAAAAAATGTTTACTACAAACCgtgtgattgtgacgtcgctGTGTCTAGTTAAAGAATAATGTCGAGCGTGTATTTAGAATAGGCGAATCGTCTTGATCCACCGTTGGTCGATTGGTTGAATGAGCAATGTCTCCACCATCATCGAATCTCATTTACACTTGAACGTCAGTGAAATCATAACATTAATTCGTGAATAATTAAAATACTGTCATGAAGTTTTGCCTACGGGTGTATCAAAGGGTCTCTATCGCATTTTTTGTTTGGATTGATACTGAAAAAATGATAACAGTACCAAATGGCCCGAAACAATGCTGCGCATTTTATCTCCGCGCCAGTACATAGTAATGTGACttggtaattttattttgttgcaCATTGTGCTTGTGTGGAGTGAAACTCCTAAATAATAAGCCAATGCAGCTACCCGTAAAATGTCTGTATTGTGTGATAATATAGGATTGATTGACCCTATCTGCGTGTTCGCACTCACGTGTTATTGGATTGACACACGTTTAATATAGTGTAACTCCGGTCTAAACTCCTCAGAAGTCAATAAGCACACAATATGTTGTAAtgccaaatgttcgtatatatatgatatatatgttatatGTCTATAGCGTATATGTATATCCGTATATGTTAGTTCGGTCGAATCCAAAGCAGTAAGAATCGGAAGAACATAAAAAATCCTATATTTCAACACTCGGAAGAGAGCCAGAAACACACGTTATCAAATCGGTCGAGACAAAGAACGCTATGCACAAAGAAAGCTAAGGCCTGAAGCTGTCGCGATAAATCTCTATCAGGGAAATAGGTAAAATGACctattttcattgaattcaaCCTACTATTAATATAAAGGGGTTAAATAACATTCATAGTCCATAGTTACAAGCCACATTCGCTACAATGGCATAATTTCTATAGTGAAATTGCGGTTTTATACCATGACGCCATGAGGTTTGTAACCGATTTCTGTATGGTTTTCTCGTATGCCAGGGAATTATGTTTCGTGAAATTctattgaataataaataatacgTTTTAAGCAGTGATGGAATTCCTAATCTTAAGTACGTGTTctattttgtatcgaactcactaacaacgcCCACttcagaaaaaatatatatatatattactatacGTAAGCTACATTAGCACAAAACGATTTACCTAAATCTAATATATAACGCAGCTACGGTTCACGCCGTCCTTCACTGTGATAGTTAAcgtctaaaacaaaaattaggAACGGGTTCGCTGATATCACGACATTCCAAGAGCGGGTTTGCGCAAACACCCTGAATTCCCGCCACTGGTTTCAATCTACTGCACAAGATCCTATCACAGAAAGCACCCCTTTGTAGAGAATCAGACTTTCCACAAATTTCTCTATGGAATTTTATTGGCATCTTTTGACGCATCGAAGGGCAAAAAATCGAAAATGGCACTCCCCTTCATGGGGCACAAGCAGTTTGTTGGCAATCGCAAGAAGtaataaaattgtaattgtaTGGCTCGATGTCTCCATTATCGCAGAGCAAATCTTCAGTTCTGCTCTCCACTGCAGTTGATTTACAACAGTTACATGTTGTGTCAAAATCTCCCGTTAGTCTGCAGTATAGAAATTAATTGGTGTATAAGAATAATTATAAACAAATTAGAATAAATATGGCTTCGATTTAGATTCTAACTAGAACGCAATGATAATAggattgaaaacaaaattttgagtaaTCGAGTTAACATCATGTAGTTTTTAGATCAATGTTAACAACAATTCACTACTCACGTGTTGTAATCAGAAAGTGTTGCACAGGTTCCATCACATTTTGGAATATTTACATCGGTCTTAGAGCAGGCTACTCCATTTGCATTGGTAATAACAACATCTTCATAATTTTCAATTGCATGGCAGGAACCAGGGGTGTGACCTTAtgaataacatatatattaaatGGTACGATTCacacatgaaaaataaaatttgttgtcAAGTAAATTTATCAGTTATTTTTTCAGGTGAGACCGATAACGCCGATAACTAAATTTCAGACAAAATGGAAACATTCAGTTCTACACTGACAGATatttaaagatttttttcaaacatgTTACATCTGTATATCTGGCCGTGTGGTGTGTTAATGTTGTTCAtaacatttttttcttgttgacaattacatgtttattaaaatttttatatttggctGCATACTGGCGCGACTGTAATCAAAATCGTCACTGGTATACGCTGTACTGCCGCGTTTCAAGTGCGCGTGTCCTACAGTGTGTATATGTACCATAGTATGCTGAAAAACTAAACCATTGATCTCATACATGCTTCGTAATGGCTGGAAGTTTGGATGTTGatagaaaagtttaaaaatgttacacCTAGAATTTTCATAAATCAGCATAGAGCATAACCTCACTCAGAGTATAAAAGGTACCGTATTCTAAATTGAATGGCAGATACAAGTGCTTAGAAAAACTGCGTCTTATGCATTAATTTTCCCGATGCCAAAGTGTGAAACAACATCGATAATTTCATAACTTTAGTGTGGAATTTGAAATGCATCATAATACAAAAGTTTGCAATGAAAGCGAATTGAAGATGATGGTAAAAAAATCAACAATTCTACAAGTTCAATTAAACTGAAAAACTCACAATAAAAGCAGCATCCTTCAGTTGTCATATTAGGCATGACTTCACCACCACcctgataaaatatattaatattaacaTCAAACTAATTCTGGTGTTTGAGTTTCAGTTTCCTCCAGCATAATTATTAGCGAAATCAGTGCTCaaaggatgctaagtatgacaagtattcgattctcaTCCAATtcctaaaattttgatttcgattctcgattccgaatCCTGATTCCTCGACATAGCTTACCGGAGAAAACATACCCACTTAAACAATACCATATATGAATTCGAACAAGAGATCGATTTTCAAATACCGGTATATGGACATGAAGaccaaaactaagtagtatgggtattcaatctgtcacagtagacaaaaTCGCACACAACAAAGTATCCcttagagcccacagaaatttttgaaatacattATATAAgcgtaatagccttctagataaaaaattacaatttttacccactaaaaatttaacaaagcaattgttccagtAGGACCTGTCACAAAACGTTATACCTTGTTTACAATCCAAGTTTTAACTCTAAGAGTCGATTCCAAaacatcggaatcgattctagtcgattcaaCAAGGAATCGATTCCGGAGTCGAGTCCGCCATACCTACTTATAAGATGACCAAaccaaaatgaattaaaaatatattaaatggGACATGAATGCTacttattttagaataaaaattaaTGGCAAAACCGCTCCACCGTCTTGTGCCTCAAAAGTATAGAACAAATGCAAAAAGTGTACATCCATCAACTCAAAATTGAATAACGTATTTATTACTTACCTCAAGACATGCAGCTTGATCAATATCAATGCAGTCAAACTTTTGATAAACTATAAGATTTGGGCAATGTGTTTTATTTTCCACACATTTCATTTCGAGGCAATGATTGTCATCTGCACACCAAACAGCATCGATCTGACAATGCAGCAAAATAGAATAGTacaatgtatataaaaatacaattttcacacaaaaaagGAAGTATATATGTCTATGAGGCATAACTGCTTGACTGAGATTAATGTAGATACAACAATTCAAAATCTGTGCCCATGTACattgaaattcaaattgaaattgtttCAGGAATACGATCTTCCCTCCTCTGCTAGTTATTGTATAGCTGCTTTAGTCAATATCTACCAATTAAGTTTCGAGTTTAGAACAAATTCACTAACAGCAATGCAACAGAATATTGTGTCTAAATTTctattccaatttatttaatttattgggATTTTTCTGCCACACATACCGGGTAAACAACACTGTTCTCTAAGCATCCATAACACTGGCATTCATAAGTCTGACAACATATATCCTGTGTCAAAGTATTGTTCGGAAT
The sequence above is a segment of the Styela clava chromosome 7, kaStyClav1.hap1.2, whole genome shotgun sequence genome. Coding sequences within it:
- the LOC120328360 gene encoding zinc transporter ZIP1-like, with protein sequence MQLIVIKLCVIFGLLVLTFTAACLPLLFLIPFLGNNNDYMQSSTSGTALSQILYRIFPCFKRRREGKLSTSSDISDENGSAEKENQSKEGRGKKTTLFLDVMNCFSGGVFLGTSFLALMPEIREIFDEVGITWPQFYSSTTNSTIFADEEEDRPLMPITELLVTSGLFLILCVEQVVHSITDRNHHKGDGSHHHESETSPSERTEVAVNGIKGRAVVKVTVPNEESVETEAVFIDDLAVDPASEQQGLTETESASSEGHEDHHNDSIVRSLILVTTLSMHSLLEGLAIGLQKTASSALSIFIAVLFHKSLMAFSMGNNLIQAGQSVKSILIAAAVLAMTSPVGIAVGTVMKETSSGTEIVNGVLQGIATGTFLFITFFEVLSKEFASHTNRVYKTIAFILGYCCILAVMFTHHGA